One window of the Agrobacterium larrymoorei genome contains the following:
- the ugpB gene encoding sn-glycerol-3-phosphate ABC transporter substrate-binding protein UgpB, giving the protein MSTKRLAASAAAFAISLSFGTSAFAATELQWWHAMTGANNEVVDQLAKEFNESQSEYKITPVFKGTYPETLNAGIAAFRSKQPPAIIQVFDAGSGVMMGAEGAIMPVADVLKKGGFEFNKSDYLAGIVAYYSKPDGTMLSFPYNSSSPILYYNKDAFKKAGLDAENPPKTWPAVFEAARKIKESGAAPCGFTSTWLTWIQTENFAAWNNVSYGTNENGLGGGKVELKINAPLFVEHFQSIADMAKDGTFRYGGRTSEAKQLFLSGECAILTESSGGLGDIVKSGMNYGIGQLPYYEGHGPQNTIPGGASLWVFGGKTDEEYKGIAQFFHFLSQTPIQARLHQVSGYLPVTNAAYEATKASGFYEKNPARETPILQMMGKAPTENSKGVRLPNLPQVRDIMNEQFEAMLAGKQDAKTTLNQIVERGNAAIAAASK; this is encoded by the coding sequence ATGTCCACGAAACGTCTCGCTGCATCCGCGGCGGCATTTGCTATTTCGCTTTCTTTCGGCACCTCTGCCTTTGCAGCAACCGAACTGCAATGGTGGCACGCCATGACCGGTGCGAACAACGAAGTGGTCGATCAGCTCGCCAAGGAGTTCAATGAGAGCCAGAGCGAGTACAAGATCACGCCGGTGTTCAAGGGCACCTATCCGGAAACCCTGAATGCAGGGATCGCAGCCTTCCGGTCGAAGCAGCCTCCTGCCATCATTCAGGTCTTCGATGCTGGCTCTGGCGTCATGATGGGCGCAGAAGGCGCCATCATGCCGGTCGCCGACGTTCTCAAGAAGGGCGGATTCGAGTTTAACAAGTCCGACTATCTTGCTGGGATTGTTGCCTATTATTCCAAGCCGGACGGCACCATGCTGTCCTTCCCCTACAACTCGTCTTCGCCGATCCTCTACTACAACAAGGACGCCTTCAAGAAGGCCGGCCTCGACGCCGAAAACCCTCCAAAGACCTGGCCGGCTGTGTTCGAAGCCGCTCGTAAGATCAAGGAAAGCGGCGCTGCACCCTGCGGCTTCACCTCGACATGGCTGACCTGGATCCAGACCGAAAACTTCGCCGCCTGGAACAATGTCTCCTACGGTACGAATGAGAACGGCCTCGGTGGCGGCAAAGTGGAGTTGAAGATCAACGCGCCGCTCTTCGTCGAGCATTTCCAGTCGATCGCCGATATGGCCAAGGACGGGACCTTCCGTTACGGCGGCCGCACGTCCGAAGCGAAACAGCTTTTCCTGTCGGGTGAATGCGCAATCCTGACCGAGTCTTCCGGCGGTCTTGGCGACATCGTAAAGTCGGGAATGAATTACGGCATCGGCCAGCTTCCCTATTACGAAGGTCACGGACCACAGAACACCATTCCAGGCGGCGCGAGCCTCTGGGTCTTTGGCGGAAAAACGGATGAAGAATATAAGGGCATTGCTCAGTTCTTCCACTTCCTGTCGCAAACGCCGATCCAGGCACGCCTGCATCAGGTTTCCGGATATCTGCCTGTAACCAATGCCGCTTACGAAGCCACGAAGGCTTCCGGCTTCTACGAAAAGAATCCGGCGCGTGAAACGCCGATCCTTCAGATGATGGGCAAGGCACCGACGGAAAACTCCAAGGGTGTTCGCCTGCCGAACCTGCCACAGGTCCGCGACATCATGAACGAGCAGTTCGAAGCCATGCTGGCTGGTAAGCAGGATGCCAAGACGACGCTGAACCAGATCGTCGAGCGCGGCAATGCAGCCATCGCGGCTGCCTCCAAGTAA
- a CDS encoding sn-glycerol-3-phosphate import ATP-binding protein UgpC yields the protein MAQLVLNDVRKMYGNVEAIKGVSLQIADGELVVLVGPSGCGKSTLLRMIAGLESISGGEISIGNRVVNDLEPSERDIAMVFQNYALYPHMTVRQNLAYGLKNRNTPKDEIDRRIEQAAKALEIEQFLERKPRQLSGGQRQRVAMGRAIVREPAAYLFDEPLSNLDAKLRVQMRVEIKRLQRSLATTSVYVTHDQMEAMTLADRLVVLNAGRIEQVGTPIELYERPATTFVATFIGSPSMNLLAIPTSSGNWSMTQDAGTPAAAATLGIRPEDLHLIADAPQAEAFSASVKVAAVELVGAESYVHGTLADGSDIVFRVAGRSRIEMDDVVQIGAKAADLHFFNASGARID from the coding sequence ATGGCCCAGCTTGTTTTGAACGATGTCCGCAAGATGTATGGCAATGTGGAAGCCATCAAAGGCGTGTCTCTGCAAATCGCCGATGGAGAACTGGTGGTCCTCGTGGGACCATCCGGCTGCGGAAAATCTACCCTGCTACGCATGATTGCTGGTCTCGAAAGTATTTCGGGCGGTGAAATTTCGATCGGCAATCGGGTGGTCAACGACTTGGAGCCGTCCGAGCGGGATATCGCCATGGTGTTCCAGAACTATGCGCTCTATCCGCATATGACGGTGCGACAGAACCTCGCTTACGGGCTGAAAAATCGTAACACCCCGAAGGACGAGATCGATCGCCGTATCGAGCAGGCGGCAAAGGCGCTCGAGATCGAGCAGTTTCTTGAGCGCAAACCGCGGCAATTGTCCGGTGGCCAGCGGCAGCGTGTTGCGATGGGCCGCGCAATCGTGCGCGAACCCGCCGCCTATCTCTTCGACGAGCCTCTATCGAACCTTGATGCCAAGCTTCGCGTACAGATGCGCGTTGAAATCAAGAGGCTCCAGCGTTCGCTTGCCACGACAAGCGTCTACGTCACGCATGACCAGATGGAAGCGATGACGCTGGCCGATAGGCTTGTGGTCCTGAATGCAGGTCGCATCGAACAGGTCGGCACTCCGATTGAACTCTATGAGCGTCCGGCGACGACCTTTGTCGCGACCTTTATCGGCTCGCCCTCGATGAACCTGCTTGCCATCCCGACATCGTCCGGCAACTGGTCGATGACGCAAGACGCAGGAACTCCGGCCGCTGCAGCGACACTCGGTATTCGTCCGGAAGACCTTCACCTGATCGCAGACGCTCCCCAGGCTGAGGCCTTTAGCGCATCCGTCAAGGTGGCTGCGGTGGAACTGGTCGGCGCTGAAAGCTACGTCCACGGCACATTAGCCGATGGCAGCGATATCGTCTTTCGTGTGGCGGGACGCTCGCGTATCGAGATGGACGACGTCGTGCAGATCGGCGCCAAGGCCGCGGATCTGCACTTTTTCAATGCCAGCGGCGCTCGTATCGACTGA
- a CDS encoding efflux RND transporter permease subunit: MNISRFFVDRPVFAGVLSVLIVVAGLIGMRALPISEYPEVVPPSIVVRATYPGANPKVIAETVATPLEEQINGVENMLYMSSQATSDGVMTLTVTFKLGTDPDKAQQLVQNRVSQAEPRLPAEVRSLGVSTVKSSPDLMMVVHLVSPGNRYDLTYLRNYAVLNIKDRLARIEGVGQVQIFGAGDYSMRVWIDPQKAAEHDLAASDISNAIREQNVQAAAGTIGASPSPNGVDLQLNVNAQGRLSTPEEFGNIIVKSGSNGEITRLRDVARVELGAADYALRSLLDGESAVAIPVFQAPGSNAITISDQVAATMQDLQKAMPDGVKYEIVYDTTEFVRASIDKVIDTLLEAIALVVIVVILFLQTWRASIIPLIAVPVSIIGTFAVMYVFGFSINALSLFGLVLAIGIVVDDAIVVVENVERNIENGLSPRDATYRAMKEVSGPIIAIALVLVAVFVPLAFISGLSGQFYRQFALTIAISTVISAINSLTLSPALAALLLKDHHAPKDWLTRGMDKVLGGFFRGFNRAFGAASNGYGKSVGGLLNRKSIVMIVYVILAAATYGMFNAVPGGFVPAQDKQYLIGFAQLPDAASLDRTEDVIKRMSDIAMQQPGVEHAIAFPGLSINGFTNSSNAGVVFVALSPFEERTTPELSGGAIAMALNQKFGAVQDAFIAMFPPPPVNGLGTTGGFKMQIEDRAGFGYQTLDEVTKAFLGKAYQTPELAGLFSSFQINVPQLYADLDRAKAEQLGVSVTDVFETLQIYLGSLYVNDFNAFGRTYSVRVQADAKFRSRAEDIGQLKVRSSNGQMIPLSALLKVNATTGPERTTRYNGFLSADINGGPAPGFSSGEAQAAIERIASETLPSGISFEWTDLTYQQILAGSSGLLVFPLALLLVYLVLAAQYESLTLPLAIIMIVPMGVLAAMTGVWLTGGDNNIFTQIGLIVLVGLSAKNAILIVEFARELEFEGRSPVAAAIEASRLRLRPILMTSLAFIMGVVPLVISTGAGAEMRSAMGVAVFSGMIGVTFFGIFMTPVFYVLVRKLSGNRPLVQHKQEPANTDYKMSEAV; the protein is encoded by the coding sequence ATGAACATCTCCAGATTTTTCGTAGACCGGCCAGTTTTTGCTGGCGTCCTATCGGTCCTCATCGTCGTGGCAGGCCTTATCGGCATGCGCGCTTTGCCGATTTCCGAATATCCCGAAGTCGTGCCACCCTCCATCGTCGTTCGCGCCACCTATCCCGGCGCGAACCCGAAGGTCATTGCCGAGACGGTGGCGACACCGCTTGAAGAGCAGATCAACGGCGTGGAGAACATGCTCTACATGTCCAGCCAGGCGACCTCAGACGGTGTCATGACGCTGACAGTGACTTTCAAGCTGGGCACAGATCCGGACAAGGCGCAGCAGCTGGTGCAGAACCGCGTATCGCAAGCCGAGCCTCGCCTTCCCGCCGAAGTCCGAAGCCTTGGCGTTTCCACCGTCAAGAGCTCTCCTGACCTGATGATGGTCGTGCATCTCGTCTCTCCTGGCAATCGATATGACCTCACCTATCTGCGCAACTACGCCGTCCTCAACATCAAGGACCGGCTGGCGCGCATCGAGGGTGTCGGTCAGGTGCAGATCTTCGGTGCCGGAGACTATTCCATGCGCGTGTGGATCGATCCTCAGAAGGCCGCCGAGCACGACCTTGCCGCCAGCGATATCAGCAACGCCATTCGTGAACAGAACGTACAGGCGGCAGCCGGCACCATTGGCGCTTCGCCAAGTCCGAACGGCGTCGATCTGCAGCTCAACGTCAACGCACAGGGTCGCCTTTCCACCCCGGAAGAATTCGGCAACATCATCGTAAAAAGCGGCTCGAATGGCGAGATCACCCGCCTACGTGACGTCGCACGTGTCGAACTCGGCGCTGCCGATTACGCCTTGCGCTCGCTGCTCGACGGCGAATCCGCCGTTGCAATTCCCGTCTTCCAGGCGCCCGGCTCAAACGCCATCACCATTTCCGATCAGGTTGCTGCGACCATGCAGGATCTGCAGAAAGCGATGCCAGATGGCGTCAAATACGAAATCGTCTATGACACGACCGAGTTTGTTCGCGCCTCCATCGACAAGGTGATCGACACGCTTCTGGAAGCCATCGCCCTTGTCGTGATCGTCGTCATCCTGTTCCTTCAGACATGGCGTGCCTCCATCATCCCGCTGATTGCTGTTCCGGTGTCGATCATCGGTACATTCGCAGTCATGTATGTCTTCGGCTTCTCCATCAACGCACTCAGCCTGTTCGGCCTTGTGCTTGCCATCGGCATCGTAGTGGATGACGCCATAGTCGTGGTGGAGAACGTCGAGCGCAATATTGAGAACGGCCTTTCTCCCCGTGACGCGACCTACCGCGCTATGAAAGAGGTATCCGGTCCGATCATCGCGATCGCGCTGGTGCTCGTGGCCGTCTTTGTGCCGCTGGCCTTCATTTCCGGCCTCTCGGGGCAGTTCTACCGTCAGTTCGCATTGACGATCGCGATCTCCACCGTCATCTCCGCTATCAACTCCTTGACGCTGTCACCCGCACTGGCGGCCCTGCTTCTAAAGGACCACCACGCGCCGAAGGATTGGCTGACCCGTGGCATGGACAAGGTTCTGGGCGGCTTCTTCCGTGGCTTTAACCGTGCCTTCGGCGCGGCATCCAATGGTTACGGCAAAAGCGTGGGAGGTCTGCTCAATCGCAAGAGCATCGTGATGATCGTCTACGTCATTCTGGCAGCCGCGACCTATGGCATGTTCAATGCAGTTCCGGGTGGCTTCGTCCCCGCGCAGGACAAGCAGTATCTAATCGGCTTTGCACAATTGCCGGATGCCGCGAGTCTTGATCGAACGGAAGACGTCATCAAGCGCATGAGCGACATAGCCATGCAGCAGCCAGGCGTCGAACATGCGATTGCGTTCCCCGGCCTCTCCATCAACGGCTTCACCAACAGCTCGAACGCGGGCGTCGTTTTCGTCGCCTTGAGTCCGTTCGAAGAGCGCACCACGCCGGAGCTCTCCGGCGGCGCCATCGCCATGGCGCTCAACCAGAAATTCGGCGCCGTTCAGGATGCTTTCATTGCCATGTTCCCGCCACCGCCGGTCAACGGCCTCGGCACCACCGGCGGCTTCAAGATGCAAATCGAAGACCGCGCAGGATTCGGCTACCAGACGCTCGACGAGGTGACCAAAGCCTTCCTCGGCAAAGCCTATCAGACGCCCGAACTGGCTGGCCTGTTCTCAAGCTTCCAGATCAATGTGCCGCAGCTCTACGCCGATCTCGATCGTGCCAAGGCGGAGCAACTGGGCGTCTCGGTGACGGACGTGTTCGAAACGCTGCAGATCTATCTCGGCTCTCTTTACGTCAACGACTTCAATGCCTTCGGCCGCACTTACAGCGTGCGTGTGCAGGCGGATGCCAAGTTCCGCTCCCGGGCAGAAGACATCGGTCAGCTGAAAGTTCGCTCATCGAATGGACAGATGATACCCCTGTCCGCATTGTTGAAGGTGAATGCCACGACAGGCCCGGAGCGCACAACGAGGTACAATGGCTTCCTGTCGGCCGATATCAATGGCGGCCCAGCACCCGGCTTCTCTTCCGGCGAAGCCCAGGCAGCCATCGAACGCATTGCCAGTGAGACCTTGCCATCGGGCATCTCTTTTGAGTGGACGGATTTGACCTATCAGCAGATCCTTGCCGGAAGCTCAGGTTTGCTGGTGTTCCCGCTGGCGCTGCTGCTGGTCTATCTGGTTCTGGCCGCACAATATGAGAGCCTCACTCTGCCGCTCGCGATCATCATGATCGTGCCGATGGGCGTGCTTGCCGCCATGACCGGCGTCTGGCTGACGGGCGGGGACAACAACATCTTCACCCAGATCGGCCTTATCGTCCTTGTCGGGCTCTCGGCGAAGAATGCCATCCTGATCGTCGAGTTCGCACGGGAACTGGAGTTCGAAGGACGCTCACCGGTTGCCGCAGCCATCGAAGCCAGCCGCCTTCGTCTACGCCCCATCCTGATGACATCGCTTGCCTTCATCATGGGTGTCGTGCCGCTGGTCATCTCGACCGGCGCGGGAGCGGAGATGCGCTCCGCCATGGGCGTCGCCGTCTTCTCCGGCATGATCGGGGTCACCTTCTTCGGCATCTTCATGACGCCGGTCTTTTATGTGCTCGTTCGTAAACTCTCCGGCAATCGTCCGCTGGTCCAGCACAAGCAAGAGCCTGCGAACACCGACTACAAGATGAGCGAAGCCGTGTGA
- the ugpA gene encoding sn-glycerol-3-phosphate ABC transporter permease UgpA — protein MHTVHFPNKILPYLLLAPQIILTAIFFFWPASQAIYQSVLQEDAFGLKTTFVGLANFSDTLSDPNYLHALQVTIVFSALTALVSMAVALLLATAADKVVRGQTFYRTLLIWPYAVAPAVAGMLWLFMFNPAMGTLAYLLRSTGFQWDPLLKGDQAMALIVFAAAWKQISYNFLFFVAGLQAIPKSLIEAAAIDGARGSRRFWTIIFPLLAPTTFFLLVVNTVYAFFDTFGIIHAVTGGGPAKATETLVYKVYNDGFVNLNLGSSAAQSVILMIIVIGLTAFQFRFVEKRVHYG, from the coding sequence TTGCACACGGTTCACTTCCCGAACAAAATCCTGCCCTACCTCCTGTTGGCACCCCAGATCATCCTGACGGCGATTTTCTTCTTCTGGCCCGCAAGCCAGGCGATCTATCAATCGGTGCTGCAGGAAGATGCATTCGGGCTTAAAACGACGTTCGTCGGTCTTGCCAATTTTTCAGACACGCTGTCGGACCCGAATTATCTCCACGCGCTTCAGGTCACGATCGTCTTCAGCGCGTTGACAGCCCTGGTTTCCATGGCGGTGGCACTGCTTCTGGCAACGGCTGCCGACAAGGTCGTACGCGGACAGACATTTTATCGTACGCTGCTGATCTGGCCCTATGCGGTTGCCCCTGCCGTCGCCGGCATGCTGTGGCTCTTCATGTTCAACCCTGCGATGGGAACGCTTGCCTATCTGCTACGCTCCACAGGCTTCCAATGGGACCCGCTGCTGAAGGGCGACCAGGCTATGGCGCTGATCGTCTTCGCCGCCGCATGGAAGCAGATCAGCTATAATTTCCTGTTCTTCGTTGCCGGTCTTCAGGCAATTCCGAAATCGCTCATCGAGGCTGCCGCCATCGACGGTGCTCGCGGAAGCCGACGCTTCTGGACGATCATCTTTCCGCTTCTTGCGCCGACCACATTCTTCCTGCTTGTCGTCAACACGGTCTATGCGTTCTTCGACACGTTCGGCATCATCCACGCCGTCACCGGTGGCGGTCCCGCCAAGGCAACGGAAACGCTGGTCTACAAGGTGTATAATGATGGCTTCGTCAACCTGAACCTTGGCTCGTCCGCAGCCCAGTCCGTGATCCTGATGATCATCGTGATCGGCCTGACTGCCTTCCAGTTCCGCTTCGTAGAGAAGCGGGTTCATTACGGGTGA
- a CDS encoding efflux RND transporter periplasmic adaptor subunit, with product MTLKNKRRALAGAGIGLAMSVAAGALLFDLPMTTGAVAAAPQAEAPAIPVTVAVVESRDITHWEQFSGRLEAVERVQVRSRVAGQIQAVHFREGALVKAGDPLFTIDPAPYQAIVAGAEAQVASAEAKVSLAKTELERGRRLSDNRTISQSDLDQRQSNVAEAEAQLRAARAALTTAQLDLSYTELRAPISGRVGKLDVTVGNLVAAGSASPALTTLVSIDPIYASFNASEEIVTKALSQLPTSNGALQALEQIPVEVGTLADEGTPIKGTLHLIDNQVDGASGTIGVRAVFANTDGRLIPGQFVRVRLGEPKSEKRIVITDRAIGTDQDKKFVFVVDKDNKVNYRQIKPGPSAEGMRVVESGLSVGDKIVVNGLQRIRPGAVVAPQTDDKVAAAQ from the coding sequence GCCGGCATAGGCCTTGCCATGTCCGTTGCAGCCGGAGCGCTGCTATTCGATCTTCCTATGACGACGGGTGCCGTCGCTGCGGCTCCGCAAGCGGAGGCGCCTGCGATTCCAGTGACGGTCGCGGTTGTTGAAAGCCGAGACATCACCCATTGGGAGCAATTTTCCGGCAGGCTCGAAGCTGTCGAGCGTGTCCAGGTCCGCTCCCGCGTTGCAGGCCAGATCCAAGCGGTTCACTTTCGTGAAGGCGCATTGGTGAAAGCGGGCGATCCGCTCTTCACCATCGATCCAGCCCCCTATCAAGCAATTGTCGCTGGCGCGGAAGCACAGGTTGCCTCAGCAGAGGCGAAGGTCAGTCTGGCCAAAACCGAACTGGAACGGGGCCGGCGACTTTCAGACAACCGCACCATTTCGCAAAGCGATCTCGATCAACGCCAGAGCAATGTGGCGGAGGCCGAAGCCCAACTGCGGGCGGCGCGTGCAGCACTGACCACCGCACAGCTCGATCTCAGCTACACGGAACTGCGCGCACCGATTTCAGGGCGCGTCGGCAAACTTGATGTGACCGTTGGCAATCTCGTTGCCGCTGGCTCCGCATCCCCTGCTCTCACGACGCTCGTGTCTATCGATCCGATCTATGCAAGCTTCAATGCCAGCGAGGAAATCGTCACCAAGGCGCTGTCGCAGCTTCCAACCTCAAATGGAGCGCTTCAGGCCCTGGAGCAAATCCCGGTAGAAGTCGGCACGCTCGCCGATGAGGGCACGCCGATCAAGGGAACGCTTCATTTGATCGACAATCAGGTGGATGGCGCAAGCGGCACCATCGGTGTCCGCGCCGTATTCGCCAACACGGATGGGCGCCTCATTCCCGGCCAGTTCGTTCGTGTTCGGTTGGGAGAACCTAAATCCGAAAAGCGCATCGTCATCACGGACCGCGCGATCGGCACCGATCAGGACAAGAAGTTCGTCTTCGTCGTCGATAAAGACAACAAGGTGAACTATCGCCAGATCAAACCCGGCCCATCGGCTGAGGGAATGCGCGTCGTCGAAAGCGGCCTTTCCGTCGGAGACAAGATCGTGGTCAACGGCCTGCAGCGCATCCGCCCCGGTGCGGTCGTGGCTCCGCAGACCGACGATAAGGTCGCGGCGGCGCAATAA
- the ugpE gene encoding sn-glycerol-3-phosphate ABC transporter permease UgpE, whose protein sequence is MIEKRPIANGIGHLILIIGIIIVAFPIYYTFIASSMTSQDIIRPPMSLLPGGHLVENYREALSGGVERVVGVSLERLLFNSFVVAMAIAVGKIIISFLSAFAIVFFRFRFRMFFFWMIFITLMLPVEVRILPTYKVIVDLGLIDTYAGLTLPLMASATATFLFRQFFLTIPGELVEAARIDNAGPFRFMKDILLPLSSTNIAALFVILFIYGWTQYLWPLLVTNDAKMNTIIIGLRRMVDFTDASTPWNYVMVTAILAIIPPIIVVVVMQRWFVKGLVETEK, encoded by the coding sequence ATGATTGAAAAACGCCCTATCGCAAATGGCATCGGCCATCTCATCCTCATCATTGGCATCATCATCGTCGCCTTCCCGATCTATTATACATTCATCGCCTCCTCGATGACGTCGCAAGACATCATCCGCCCACCCATGTCGCTGCTTCCGGGCGGCCACCTGGTTGAGAATTATCGGGAAGCCCTGTCGGGCGGTGTCGAACGGGTGGTCGGCGTCAGCCTTGAGCGCCTGCTCTTCAACTCCTTCGTCGTCGCGATGGCGATTGCCGTCGGCAAGATCATCATTTCCTTCCTCTCTGCTTTCGCCATCGTCTTTTTCCGCTTCCGTTTCCGGATGTTCTTCTTCTGGATGATCTTCATCACGCTGATGCTGCCAGTCGAGGTGCGCATCCTGCCAACCTACAAGGTGATCGTTGATCTCGGTCTGATCGATACCTATGCGGGCCTGACCCTGCCATTGATGGCATCGGCCACGGCCACCTTCCTGTTTCGGCAGTTCTTCCTGACGATCCCAGGAGAACTGGTCGAGGCAGCGCGCATCGACAATGCCGGGCCGTTCCGCTTCATGAAGGACATCCTTCTTCCGCTCTCGAGCACCAACATTGCGGCGCTCTTCGTGATCCTCTTCATCTACGGCTGGACCCAATATCTCTGGCCCCTTCTGGTCACGAACGACGCCAAGATGAACACGATCATCATCGGCCTGCGCCGTATGGTCGATTTCACTGACGCATCCACACCCTGGAACTACGTCATGGTCACAGCGATCCTCGCTATCATCCCACCCATCATCGTTGTCGTTGTGATGCAGCGGTGGTTCGTTAAAGGTCTTGTGGAGACAGAAAAGTAA